In a single window of the Limnohabitans sp. 2KL-27 genome:
- the rimP gene encoding ribosome maturation factor RimP, translating into MALQQIVQETVTGLGYDLVEIDRTAGGLLRITIDWPWQPGSELFINVEDCEKVNRQLQFALEVDGVTYNRLEVSSPGIDRPLRNAQDFERFVGELIDLTLKAPMGESAAGMVNPTRKKFRGTLERDATGQGWQIVWSDAPAVKPGQKVSPKRAPAPLHALGFTLDELREARLAPVVDFKGRKPKVET; encoded by the coding sequence GTGGCATTGCAGCAAATTGTTCAAGAAACCGTGACCGGCCTGGGCTATGACCTGGTTGAGATTGACCGCACAGCGGGCGGTTTGTTGCGCATCACCATCGACTGGCCTTGGCAGCCGGGCTCGGAGTTGTTCATCAACGTGGAAGATTGCGAAAAAGTCAATCGGCAGCTGCAGTTTGCCCTTGAGGTCGACGGTGTGACCTACAACCGGCTCGAGGTGTCATCGCCCGGTATTGATCGCCCCTTGCGCAATGCGCAAGACTTTGAGCGTTTCGTCGGTGAGTTGATCGATCTCACCCTCAAAGCCCCTATGGGCGAGAGCGCTGCTGGGATGGTCAACCCGACGCGTAAAAAATTTCGCGGCACGCTCGAGCGTGACGCCACCGGCCAAGGCTGGCAAATCGTCTGGAGCGATGCGCCCGCTGTCAAGCCCGGTCAAAAAGTCAGTCCAAAGCGAGCCCCTGCACCGTTGCATGCACTGGGGTTCACATTGGACGAATTGCGCGAGGCCCGTTTGGCCCCCGTGGTGGATTTCAAAGGGCGCAAGCCAAAGGTTGAAACCTGA
- the nusA gene encoding transcription termination factor NusA codes for MNREMLMLVEAISREKNVERDVVFGAVEAALAQATKKLYAGEVDIRVAVDRDNGNYDTFRRWHVVPDEAGLQLPEQEILLFEAKEQISDIEVDEYIEEPIESVPIGRIGAMAAKQVILQKIRDAEREMLLNDFMSRGEKIFVGTVKRMDKGDIICEAGRIEGRLRRSEMIPKENLRSGDRVRAMIMEVDLTLRGAPILLSRSAPEFMIELFRQEVPEIEQGLLEIKTCARDPGSRAKIAVLSHDKRVDPIGTCVGVRGTRVNAVTNELAGERVDIVLWSEDPAQFVIGALAPANVQSIVVDEEKHAMDVVVDEENLAIAIGRGGQNVRLASDLTGWKINIMDAAESAQKQAEETTGIRQLFMEKLDVDQEIADILISEGFTSLEEVAYVPIQEMQEIESFDEDTINELRTRAKDALLTLEIAREESVEDVSQDLRDLPGLTPELISKLVEAGIHTRDDLADLATDELTDITAQTAEEATTLIMKAREHWFAGQA; via the coding sequence ATGAATCGCGAAATGTTGATGTTGGTCGAAGCCATCTCACGTGAAAAGAACGTTGAGCGCGACGTGGTGTTTGGTGCCGTTGAAGCTGCATTGGCCCAAGCCACCAAGAAGCTGTACGCCGGTGAGGTGGACATCCGCGTGGCGGTGGACCGTGACAACGGCAACTACGATACTTTCCGCCGCTGGCACGTGGTCCCCGATGAGGCCGGTCTGCAGTTGCCGGAACAGGAAATCCTGTTGTTTGAAGCCAAAGAACAGATCTCCGACATTGAAGTCGACGAGTACATCGAAGAGCCGATCGAATCTGTGCCCATTGGCCGCATCGGTGCCATGGCGGCCAAGCAGGTCATCCTGCAAAAAATCCGGGACGCCGAGCGTGAAATGCTGCTCAACGACTTCATGTCGCGGGGCGAGAAGATTTTTGTGGGCACCGTCAAACGCATGGACAAGGGCGACATCATCTGTGAAGCCGGCCGCATCGAAGGCCGTCTGCGTCGCAGCGAAATGATCCCCAAGGAAAACCTGCGCAGCGGTGACCGTGTGCGCGCCATGATCATGGAAGTGGACCTGACTTTGCGGGGTGCGCCCATCTTGTTGTCGCGTTCCGCCCCCGAGTTCATGATCGAACTCTTTCGCCAAGAAGTGCCTGAGATCGAGCAAGGCCTGCTGGAAATCAAGACCTGCGCCCGCGACCCGGGCTCACGCGCCAAAATTGCCGTTTTGTCACACGACAAACGCGTGGACCCCATCGGCACCTGCGTCGGTGTGCGCGGCACCCGTGTCAATGCCGTTACCAATGAATTGGCTGGCGAGCGCGTCGACATTGTCTTGTGGAGTGAAGACCCGGCCCAGTTCGTGATCGGCGCGTTGGCCCCAGCCAATGTCCAGTCCATCGTGGTGGACGAAGAAAAGCACGCCATGGACGTGGTGGTGGACGAAGAAAACTTGGCGATCGCGATCGGTCGCGGCGGCCAGAACGTGCGCTTGGCTTCTGACTTGACCGGCTGGAAGATCAACATCATGGACGCGGCCGAGTCTGCCCAGAAGCAGGCCGAAGAAACAACTGGCATTCGCCAGCTGTTCATGGAAAAGCTCGATGTCGACCAAGAGATTGCTGACATCCTGATCAGCGAAGGGTTCACCAGCCTGGAAGAAGTGGCCTATGTGCCGATCCAGGAAATGCAGGAGATCGAAAGCTTCGACGAAGACACGATCAACGAATTGCGTACACGTGCCAAAGACGCCTTGCTGACGCTCGAAATTGCGCGTGAAGAGAGTGTTGAAGACGTGTCTCAGGACCTGCGTGACCTGCCAGGCCTGACGCCTGAGCTCATTTCCAAGCTGGTTGAAGCGGGTATCCATACCCGTGATGACTTGGCTGATTTGGCCACCGACGAACTGACTGACATCACCGCTCAGACAGCTGAAGAGGCGACCACCCTGATCATGAAAGCCCGCGAACATTGGTTCGCTGGCCAGGCCTGA
- the infB gene encoding translation initiation factor IF-2, which translates to MSSTTVAEFANELKKSADVLLDQLRSAGVAKTSDSDTLTDTDKQKLLSYLQASHGTVTADRKKITLVKKSTSEIKQADASGRARTIQVEVRKKRTLIKRDDEPAAQPEEPVIDHADLARREEEARRQAELISRQEEELAEKRRLREAQEAQERTELAAQEAKARAEVQALAEAAALAAGHAAPSKPQISREDREQLARAEAASINAASQAKPAPVVSAESQAAAKAAELAEAAAAKAKTEHAVREAASLKAAADSKAKADEETARAQDLDARRRKALAEAEAIRTMMSAPKKVLVAKKDEPKVEAKAPVKGTLHKPAGTPAPGTRAAAAQAAAPAAPGANKEVKSAKLSSSWAGDPAKKKAIPTRGDTSGGVGRNNWRTGPRGRRGNDRDRDDGQSQQAPAEVRVLEVHVPETITVAELAHKMAIKASEVIKHLMKLGQMATMNQPLDQDTAMIVVEEMGHKAVVAALDDPEAFTDDEVSDQHAELLSRAPVVTVMGHVDHGKTSLLDYIRRAKVASGEAGGITQHIGAYHVETPRGMISFLDTPGHEAFTAMRARGAQATDIVILVVAGDDGVMPQTKEAIKHAKAAGVPIVVAINKMDKPDANIERVRAELIAEEVVPEEFGGESPFVSVSAKTGMGIDNLLEQVLLQAEVLELKAPVQAAAKGLVIEARLDKGRGPVATILVQSGTLNTGDVVLAGQTFGRVRAMLDENGATIKSAGPSIPVEIQGLTEVPQAGDEFMVMGDERRAREIATYRAGKFRNTKLAKQQAAKLENMFTDISAGEVKMLPIIIKADVQGSQEALGASLLKLSNEEVKVQLVYSGVGGISESDINLAIASKAIVIGFNVRADAGARKLAEGNGVDLHYYNIIYDAVDELKAAMSGMLAPEQREEIMGMAEIRTVFVASKIGTVAGCMVTSGQVTRSAKFRLLRDNVVIYTGELDSLKRLKDDVREVKEGFECGIKLKNYNDIKEGDQLEFFDVKEIARTL; encoded by the coding sequence ATGTCCAGTACCACTGTTGCCGAGTTCGCCAATGAACTCAAAAAATCTGCCGATGTCTTGTTGGATCAATTGCGATCAGCAGGCGTTGCCAAGACCTCGGACAGCGACACGCTGACCGATACCGACAAACAAAAACTGCTGAGTTATTTGCAAGCCAGTCACGGCACTGTGACAGCTGATCGCAAGAAGATCACCTTGGTGAAAAAGTCCACCAGTGAGATCAAGCAGGCCGATGCTTCAGGCAGAGCACGTACGATCCAGGTCGAAGTGCGCAAGAAGCGCACCCTGATCAAGCGTGACGATGAACCCGCCGCGCAGCCTGAAGAGCCCGTGATCGATCATGCGGATTTGGCGCGTCGTGAAGAAGAAGCCCGTCGCCAGGCCGAGTTGATCAGCCGTCAGGAAGAGGAGCTCGCCGAAAAACGCCGTTTGCGTGAAGCGCAGGAAGCGCAGGAGCGAACAGAATTGGCAGCGCAAGAGGCCAAGGCCCGTGCTGAAGTTCAGGCACTCGCTGAAGCTGCAGCCTTGGCAGCTGGCCATGCCGCACCTTCCAAGCCTCAAATCAGCCGCGAAGACCGTGAGCAGTTGGCCCGCGCAGAAGCGGCCAGCATCAATGCGGCATCGCAGGCCAAGCCGGCGCCTGTTGTGTCTGCCGAAAGCCAGGCTGCAGCCAAGGCTGCCGAGTTGGCTGAAGCTGCTGCTGCCAAAGCCAAGACAGAGCACGCTGTACGCGAAGCTGCTTCCTTGAAAGCTGCAGCCGATTCAAAGGCCAAAGCCGATGAAGAAACGGCCCGCGCTCAGGACCTGGATGCACGTCGTCGCAAAGCCTTGGCCGAAGCCGAAGCCATCCGGACCATGATGAGCGCCCCTAAAAAGGTGTTGGTCGCCAAAAAAGATGAGCCCAAAGTTGAAGCCAAGGCCCCTGTCAAAGGCACCTTGCACAAACCCGCAGGCACGCCCGCCCCCGGTACCCGCGCAGCTGCAGCGCAGGCTGCGGCACCCGCTGCCCCTGGCGCGAACAAAGAAGTCAAGTCGGCCAAGCTGTCATCCAGCTGGGCAGGTGATCCGGCCAAGAAAAAGGCCATTCCCACACGTGGCGACACCAGTGGAGGTGTGGGCCGTAACAACTGGCGCACCGGCCCACGTGGCCGACGCGGCAACGACCGCGACCGCGACGATGGCCAAAGTCAGCAGGCCCCTGCTGAAGTGCGTGTGCTCGAAGTGCATGTGCCCGAAACCATCACCGTGGCCGAATTGGCCCACAAGATGGCCATCAAGGCCTCTGAGGTCATCAAACACCTCATGAAGTTGGGCCAGATGGCCACCATGAACCAGCCGCTGGACCAAGACACCGCCATGATCGTGGTGGAAGAAATGGGCCACAAAGCGGTGGTGGCGGCGCTGGACGATCCGGAAGCCTTCACCGACGACGAAGTGTCGGACCAACACGCCGAATTGCTCTCCCGTGCCCCCGTGGTGACCGTCATGGGCCACGTGGACCACGGTAAAACCTCTTTGCTGGACTACATTCGCCGGGCCAAAGTGGCCTCGGGCGAAGCCGGTGGCATCACCCAGCACATTGGCGCTTACCACGTTGAAACGCCTCGCGGCATGATCTCCTTCCTCGACACCCCCGGTCACGAGGCCTTCACGGCCATGCGCGCCCGTGGTGCTCAAGCCACCGACATCGTCATCCTCGTGGTGGCCGGTGACGACGGCGTGATGCCGCAAACCAAGGAAGCGATCAAGCACGCCAAAGCAGCCGGTGTGCCGATTGTGGTGGCCATCAACAAGATGGACAAACCCGATGCCAACATTGAGCGTGTGCGCGCTGAGCTGATTGCCGAAGAAGTCGTGCCCGAAGAATTCGGTGGCGAATCGCCTTTTGTCTCCGTGTCGGCCAAAACCGGCATGGGCATCGACAATCTGCTGGAGCAAGTGCTCTTGCAGGCCGAAGTGCTGGAACTCAAGGCCCCGGTGCAAGCCGCAGCCAAGGGTCTCGTGATCGAGGCGCGTCTGGACAAGGGGCGTGGTCCTGTGGCCACCATCCTGGTGCAGTCCGGCACCTTGAACACAGGCGATGTGGTGCTGGCGGGTCAGACCTTTGGTCGCGTGCGTGCCATGTTGGACGAAAACGGCGCGACCATCAAATCTGCGGGTCCATCGATTCCCGTCGAGATTCAGGGCCTGACCGAAGTGCCGCAAGCCGGTGACGAGTTCATGGTCATGGGCGACGAGCGCCGTGCCCGCGAGATCGCCACTTACCGTGCGGGCAAGTTCCGCAACACCAAGCTGGCCAAGCAACAAGCGGCCAAGCTCGAGAACATGTTCACCGACATTTCGGCGGGCGAAGTCAAGATGCTGCCCATCATCATCAAGGCCGACGTGCAGGGTTCTCAGGAAGCATTGGGCGCATCCTTGCTCAAATTGTCGAACGAAGAAGTCAAAGTCCAGCTGGTTTACTCCGGCGTGGGCGGCATCAGCGAGTCGGACATCAACCTGGCGATCGCCTCCAAGGCCATCGTGATCGGTTTCAATGTGCGTGCCGATGCGGGTGCGCGCAAGTTGGCCGAAGGCAATGGCGTGGATCTGCATTACTACAACATCATTTATGACGCTGTGGACGAGCTCAAGGCCGCCATGTCGGGCATGTTGGCACCCGAGCAGCGCGAAGAAATCATGGGCATGGCCGAAATCCGGACCGTGTTCGTGGCGTCCAAAATCGGTACGGTGGCCGGCTGTATGGTCACCTCAGGTCAAGTCACCCGCAGCGCCAAGTTCCGTTTGTTGCGCGACAACGTGGTCATCTACACCGGTGAGCTCGACTCGCTCAAGCGACTCAAGGACGACGTGCGCGAAGTCAAAGAAGGCTTCGAGTGCGGTATCAAGCTCAAAAACTACAACGACATCAAAGAAGGTGATCAACTCGAATTCTTTGACGTCAAGGAAATTGCGAGAACGCTGTAA
- the rbfA gene encoding 30S ribosome-binding factor RbfA: MARKKQSSLPNRGFRVADQIQRDLAELIARELKDPRVGMVTINAIEVTPDYAHAKVYFSVLTGNPEEATEGLNAAAGFLRNGLFKRLHIHTVPTLHFLFDQTTERASDMNALIAKAVSSRAQED; encoded by the coding sequence ATGGCGCGTAAAAAGCAGTCCTCTTTGCCCAATCGCGGATTCCGCGTGGCCGACCAGATCCAGCGTGATCTGGCCGAGTTGATTGCGCGCGAGCTGAAAGATCCGCGTGTGGGCATGGTCACGATCAATGCGATCGAGGTCACGCCCGACTACGCGCACGCCAAGGTCTATTTCAGTGTGTTGACGGGCAACCCCGAAGAAGCCACCGAGGGCCTCAATGCCGCAGCAGGTTTTCTGCGCAATGGCTTGTTCAAGCGTTTGCACATCCACACCGTGCCCACTTTGCACTTTTTGTTTGACCAGACCACCGAACGTGCGTCGGACATGAATGCATTGATTGCCAAGGCCGTGTCGTCTCGCGCCCAGGAGGACTGA
- the truB gene encoding tRNA pseudouridine(55) synthase TruB, whose translation MNAPRTRVQRRPVHGVLLLDKPLGLSSNQALQKAKWLLRAEKAGHTGTLDPLATGVLPLCFGAATKFSQQHLDADKTYETTVRLGLKTSTGDAEGEVISVREVSCSAGMVVEVLDRFMGPISQVPPMHSALKKDGKALYEYARQGETVAREARHVVIHDLDLLDMQLQGDAPFLRLRVRCSKGTYIRTLGEDIAEALGCGGHLSALRRVVTGPFEQALCVSLVQLEAMDESQRLAALLPVHVLLPGYTEVQLDKDSTDRFLNGVRRRGPWVDCDQVVVYGEHPRALLGTAHVHGGELIPGRLLSPMEIQQILEKSPATEPLLAEQV comes from the coding sequence ATGAACGCGCCACGCACCAGGGTGCAGAGGCGCCCTGTGCATGGGGTGCTTCTGCTCGACAAACCACTGGGTCTTTCCAGCAACCAGGCTTTGCAAAAAGCCAAATGGTTGCTGCGCGCAGAAAAAGCGGGCCACACCGGTACGCTGGACCCTTTGGCGACTGGGGTGTTGCCCTTGTGTTTTGGGGCGGCCACCAAATTCAGCCAGCAACACCTGGACGCCGACAAGACTTACGAGACCACGGTTCGCTTGGGTTTGAAAACCAGCACAGGCGATGCCGAGGGCGAGGTCATTTCTGTCCGAGAAGTGTCATGTTCAGCGGGTATGGTGGTCGAGGTGCTGGACAGGTTCATGGGGCCCATCAGCCAAGTGCCGCCGATGCACAGCGCCTTGAAAAAGGATGGCAAGGCCTTGTACGAATATGCCCGACAGGGTGAAACCGTGGCGCGCGAAGCGCGCCACGTGGTGATCCATGATCTGGATTTGTTGGACATGCAACTGCAGGGCGACGCGCCTTTTTTGCGTTTGCGTGTGCGCTGCTCCAAAGGCACTTACATCCGCACGCTGGGCGAAGACATCGCCGAAGCCCTGGGTTGTGGTGGCCATTTGAGCGCTTTGCGCCGTGTGGTGACCGGGCCTTTTGAGCAAGCCCTGTGCGTATCGCTCGTGCAGCTTGAAGCCATGGACGAAAGCCAGCGCTTGGCGGCTTTGCTGCCGGTGCATGTCTTGTTGCCGGGTTATACCGAGGTGCAGTTGGACAAAGACAGCACCGATCGTTTTTTGAATGGGGTGCGCAGACGCGGCCCTTGGGTTGATTGTGATCAAGTCGTGGTGTATGGAGAACATCCTCGTGCCTTGCTGGGAACAGCACATGTGCACGGCGGCGAATTGATTCCGGGTCGATTGTTGAGCCCGATGGAAATTCAACAGATTTTAGAAAAATCACCTGCCACCGAGCCGTTGCTGGCCGAGCAGGTTTAA
- the typA gene encoding translational GTPase TypA, which yields MTKQIRNIAIIAHVDHGKTTMVDQLLRQSGTFADHEKIVDTVMDNNAIERERGITILAKNCAVSWEGTHINIVDTPGHADFGGEVERALSMVDGVVLLIDAQEGPMPQTRFVTKKALALGLKPIVVVNKVDKPGANPDKVVNAAFDLFDKLGANDEQLDFPVVYASGINGWTSLEEGAPGEQWGPDMSALFNTVLKHVPPQQGDPAAPLQLQISALDFSTFVGRIGVGRISQGTIKPQMDVVVMEGADGKAIKGRVNQVLKFQGLDRVQVTEAGPGDIVLINGIADLNIGVTVTDVANPAPLPMLKVDEPTLTMNFCVNTSPLAGREGKYVTSRQIWDRLQKELQHNVALRVKETDEEGIFEVMGRGELHLTILLENMRREGYEMAVSKPRVVFRDVNGERHEPIELVTADIEETHQGGVMQALGERKGELVNMEPDGRGRVRLEYRIPARGLIGFTNEFLNLTRGSGLISNIFDSYEAHKGDIGGRKNGVLISMDDGEIFTYALGKLDDRGRMFVKANDPVYEGMIVGIHSRDNDLVVNATRTKQLTNFRVSGKEDAIKITPPIDLTLEYGVEFIEDDELVEITPKSVRLRKRFLKESDRKRNK from the coding sequence ATGACCAAGCAAATCCGCAACATCGCCATCATCGCCCACGTTGACCATGGCAAAACCACCATGGTGGACCAACTGCTTCGCCAGTCGGGCACCTTCGCTGACCACGAGAAAATCGTGGACACCGTGATGGACAACAACGCCATCGAACGTGAGCGTGGCATCACCATTTTGGCCAAGAACTGCGCCGTGAGCTGGGAAGGCACCCACATCAACATCGTGGACACCCCGGGCCACGCGGACTTCGGCGGCGAAGTGGAACGCGCCTTGTCCATGGTTGACGGCGTGGTCTTGTTGATCGACGCGCAAGAAGGCCCCATGCCGCAAACCCGTTTTGTGACCAAGAAAGCCCTGGCCCTGGGTCTCAAGCCGATCGTGGTGGTCAACAAGGTGGACAAGCCCGGTGCCAACCCCGACAAAGTGGTGAACGCCGCTTTTGACTTGTTCGACAAACTCGGCGCCAACGATGAGCAGCTGGATTTCCCCGTGGTGTATGCCTCCGGTATCAACGGCTGGACATCGCTCGAAGAAGGTGCACCGGGTGAGCAGTGGGGCCCCGACATGTCGGCCTTGTTCAACACCGTGCTCAAGCACGTGCCGCCACAACAAGGTGACCCTGCGGCGCCATTGCAGCTGCAAATCTCTGCGCTCGACTTCTCCACATTCGTGGGCCGTATCGGTGTGGGCCGCATCAGCCAAGGCACCATCAAACCTCAAATGGATGTGGTCGTCATGGAAGGCGCGGACGGCAAAGCCATCAAAGGCCGTGTCAACCAAGTCCTTAAATTCCAAGGCTTGGACCGCGTGCAGGTGACCGAAGCCGGTCCGGGTGACATCGTGTTGATCAACGGCATTGCCGATCTGAACATAGGTGTGACCGTCACCGACGTCGCCAACCCTGCACCGCTGCCCATGTTGAAGGTGGACGAGCCCACGCTGACCATGAACTTCTGCGTCAACACCAGCCCTTTGGCCGGTCGTGAAGGCAAGTATGTGACCAGCCGCCAGATTTGGGACCGTTTGCAAAAAGAACTGCAGCACAACGTGGCTTTGCGCGTCAAGGAAACCGACGAAGAAGGCATCTTTGAAGTCATGGGCCGGGGCGAATTGCACCTGACCATCTTGCTGGAAAACATGCGCCGTGAAGGCTACGAAATGGCTGTTTCCAAGCCACGCGTGGTGTTCCGCGATGTCAATGGCGAGCGCCATGAGCCCATCGAACTGGTCACGGCGGACATCGAAGAAACCCACCAGGGTGGCGTGATGCAAGCTTTGGGCGAGCGCAAGGGTGAATTGGTCAACATGGAACCCGATGGCCGTGGCCGCGTCCGTTTGGAATACCGCATTCCAGCGCGCGGTCTGATCGGTTTCACCAACGAATTCCTGAACCTGACGCGTGGCTCTGGCCTGATCTCCAACATCTTCGACAGCTACGAAGCCCACAAGGGTGACATCGGCGGCCGCAAGAACGGCGTGCTGATTTCCATGGACGACGGTGAAATCTTCACCTACGCTTTGGGCAAGCTCGACGACCGTGGCCGCATGTTCGTGAAGGCGAACGACCCGGTGTACGAAGGCATGATTGTGGGCATCCACAGCCGTGACAACGACCTGGTGGTGAACGCCACACGCACCAAGCAGTTGACCAACTTCCGTGTGTCCGGCAAGGAAGACGCGATCAAGATCACACCACCCATCGACCTGACGCTGGAATACGGTGTGGAGTTCATCGAGGACGACGAGTTGGTCGAAATCACACCCAAGAGCGTTCGTCTGCGCAAGCGTTTCCTGAAGGAAAGCGACCGCAAGCGCAACAAGTGA
- a CDS encoding DMT family transporter: MKMSHGMAVWVMVGNAALWSTAGVVTRHLEEARSFEVTFWRSFFTVLSLLVILPLWQGKGIFSRLPWRNRYFWLSGVCWSVMFTAFMVALTLTAVANVLITLAVGPLLTALITRVFLGHRLPGRTWLAIALAGIGIGWMYGNQLSLGDPNFLLGSLVALCVPVAGAIQWTIVQKSQSEGQNLDLVPSVLLGAIFSCVLTLPLAAPFQASVHDVGLLAGLGLFQLAIPCALSVVCARVLKAPEVSLLALLEIVFGIALAWWGANETPQLSVLFGGTLVLGALLLNEWLGWRQNNV; the protein is encoded by the coding sequence ATGAAAATGTCACACGGTATGGCCGTCTGGGTCATGGTCGGCAATGCGGCCTTGTGGTCGACAGCCGGCGTGGTGACGCGGCATTTGGAAGAAGCACGCAGCTTTGAAGTGACTTTCTGGCGCAGTTTTTTCACCGTGCTCTCGTTGCTGGTGATCTTGCCGCTGTGGCAGGGCAAGGGAATTTTTTCCCGCTTGCCCTGGCGCAACCGTTATTTCTGGCTTTCTGGCGTTTGCTGGAGTGTCATGTTCACTGCCTTCATGGTGGCTTTGACATTGACAGCCGTCGCCAATGTCTTGATCACCTTGGCTGTCGGCCCCTTGCTCACGGCTTTGATCACTCGGGTTTTTTTGGGCCATCGCTTGCCTGGGCGAACCTGGTTGGCGATCGCTTTGGCGGGTATCGGCATAGGCTGGATGTATGGCAACCAACTGAGTTTGGGCGATCCGAATTTCCTGTTGGGGTCTTTGGTGGCGCTGTGTGTGCCTGTTGCGGGTGCCATCCAATGGACGATCGTGCAAAAAAGTCAGAGTGAAGGGCAAAACCTGGATCTGGTTCCTTCGGTCCTCTTGGGGGCCATCTTTTCATGTGTGTTGACCTTGCCACTGGCCGCCCCATTTCAGGCCTCGGTGCATGATGTGGGTTTGTTGGCTGGATTGGGTTTGTTTCAACTGGCCATTCCCTGCGCTTTGTCCGTGGTTTGTGCCCGTGTGCTCAAAGCGCCAGAAGTGTCCTTGCTGGCTTTGCTGGAAATCGTGTTTGGCATTGCATTGGCTTGGTGGGGGGCCAACGAAACGCCTCAGTTGAGCGTGCTCTTTGGGGGTACTCTGGTTTTGGGAGCCTTGCTTCTCAATGAATGGTTAGGCTGGAGGCAGAACAATGTCTGA
- a CDS encoding enoyl-CoA hydratase/isomerase family protein, which yields MSDVIAHIEGRIGCITLNRPKALNALSLDMVRALTQALRDWQANEQVLAVAVRGTGKEGPFGAFCAGGDIRFFHQAAHAGDASLGDFFTEEYRLNHLIHTYPKPYIAFMDGIVMGGGMGISQGASVRVVTERTKMAMPETHIGLFPDVGGGYFLSRCPGRLGEYLGLTGQMLNGAQAVAAKLADIALPSGMLEPIWQTLISSPFENAESVERWVLAQAGAMTPEKLTPQPQIDEVFGLPSVADMLTRLESSSDEWSQKTAHTLRHRSPLMLHVVLEQIRRARQMSLADDLRLERDMVHHCFHLRAVADSDTVEGIRALAIDKDHSPQWKPARVEDVDLSEAARFFVSPWPSDHHPLRDLS from the coding sequence ATGTCTGACGTCATCGCGCACATCGAAGGCCGCATCGGCTGCATCACCCTCAACCGCCCCAAGGCGCTGAACGCCTTGTCGCTCGACATGGTGCGGGCCTTGACCCAAGCTTTGCGCGATTGGCAAGCCAATGAGCAAGTGTTGGCCGTGGCTGTGCGCGGCACCGGCAAAGAAGGGCCGTTCGGCGCTTTCTGTGCGGGCGGCGACATCCGATTTTTCCATCAGGCCGCACACGCAGGCGACGCTTCCTTGGGTGACTTTTTCACCGAGGAGTACCGCCTCAACCACCTGATCCACACCTACCCCAAGCCTTATATCGCCTTCATGGACGGCATCGTCATGGGCGGCGGCATGGGCATCAGCCAGGGCGCCAGCGTGCGTGTGGTGACCGAGCGCACCAAGATGGCCATGCCCGAAACCCACATCGGTCTGTTCCCGGATGTGGGCGGCGGTTATTTCCTCAGCCGTTGTCCGGGGCGTCTGGGTGAATACCTAGGGCTGACGGGGCAGATGCTGAACGGCGCACAGGCCGTGGCCGCCAAACTGGCCGATATTGCCTTGCCCAGCGGCATGCTGGAGCCCATCTGGCAGACCTTGATCAGCAGCCCCTTTGAGAACGCCGAATCGGTGGAGCGTTGGGTGCTGGCCCAAGCGGGGGCTATGACGCCAGAAAAGCTCACACCACAGCCACAAATTGACGAGGTGTTTGGTTTGCCTTCGGTGGCCGACATGCTGACCCGGTTGGAATCGTCGTCCGATGAATGGAGCCAGAAAACGGCCCACACCTTGCGCCACCGCTCCCCCCTGATGCTGCACGTCGTGCTCGAACAGATCCGCCGTGCCCGTCAAATGAGCTTGGCCGATGACCTGCGCCTAGAGCGGGACATGGTGCACCACTGTTTCCACTTGCGCGCGGTGGCGGACAGTGACACGGTGGAGGGCATCCGCGCCTTGGCGATCGACAAGGACCACAGCCCCCAATGGAAACCGGCCCGGGTGGAGGATGTGGATTTGTCCGAAGCTGCGCGGTTCTTTGTGAGTCCGTGGCCTTCGGACCACCACCCCCTGCGCGATTTGAGCTGA
- the smpB gene encoding SsrA-binding protein SmpB translates to MATTKKSPAAPVFAKIAENKKASFDYFFEERYEAGMVLEGWEVKAIREGKVQLTDGYVVIRNGELFIIGCLINPLKTASTHINPEAARTRKLLLNKEEIKRLIGKIEQKGYTLVPINLHWKAGKVKCDIALAKGKAEHDKRDTIKDREGKREVERAMKSRHRDR, encoded by the coding sequence ATGGCCACCACCAAAAAGTCCCCTGCTGCCCCCGTTTTTGCCAAGATTGCCGAGAACAAAAAAGCGTCATTCGACTATTTTTTTGAAGAACGCTACGAGGCCGGCATGGTGCTCGAGGGCTGGGAGGTCAAGGCCATCCGCGAAGGCAAAGTGCAGTTGACCGATGGTTATGTGGTCATTCGCAATGGCGAGCTGTTCATCATCGGCTGCCTGATCAACCCGCTCAAAACCGCTTCCACCCACATCAACCCCGAGGCCGCACGCACGCGCAAATTACTGCTGAACAAGGAAGAGATCAAGCGGCTGATCGGCAAGATCGAGCAAAAGGGCTACACCCTGGTGCCAATCAATTTGCACTGGAAAGCCGGCAAGGTCAAATGTGACATCGCGCTGGCCAAGGGCAAGGCCGAGCACGACAAACGCGACACCATCAAAGACCGCGAAGGCAAGCGCGAAGTCGAACGCGCCATGAAAAGCCGCCACCGCGACCGCTGA